A genomic window from Micromonospora ferruginea includes:
- a CDS encoding PadR family transcriptional regulator, with protein MGFHRHVHALRDEMHRHGGFGFPPVPPGPPPFGHGHGRGRGGRGRGRRPNVRGAVLALLTERPMHGYEMIQEIDSRTGGAWRPSPGSIYPTLQLLEDEGVIATAPDSEGGRKRFALTDQGRAEATEAAQTPPWAEFAEQTVNSWHDIRDAGAQAMNALRQVMTTGTDDQRARAAQVLDETRRKLYAILAESE; from the coding sequence ATGGGTTTCCACCGACACGTACACGCCCTGCGCGACGAGATGCACCGCCACGGCGGCTTCGGCTTCCCACCCGTACCCCCGGGTCCGCCGCCGTTCGGACACGGCCACGGGCGCGGCCGGGGAGGTCGCGGGCGCGGCCGGCGGCCGAACGTCCGCGGCGCCGTGCTGGCCCTGCTCACCGAGCGGCCGATGCACGGCTACGAGATGATCCAGGAGATCGACTCCCGCACCGGCGGGGCCTGGCGCCCCAGCCCCGGCTCGATCTACCCCACCCTGCAACTGCTGGAGGACGAGGGCGTCATCGCGACCGCCCCCGACTCCGAGGGCGGACGTAAGCGGTTCGCCCTCACCGACCAGGGGCGCGCCGAGGCGACCGAGGCGGCGCAGACCCCGCCCTGGGCGGAGTTCGCCGAGCAGACCGTCAACAGTTGGCACGACATCCGCGACGCCGGCGCGCAGGCGATGAACGCGCTGCGACAGGTCATGACCACCGGCACGGACGACCAGCGCGCCCGCGCCGCCCAGGTGCTCGACGAGACGCGACGCAAGCTGTACGCCATCCTCGCCGAGTCCGAGTGA
- the ispG gene encoding flavodoxin-dependent (E)-4-hydroxy-3-methylbut-2-enyl-diphosphate synthase yields MTAVSLGMPPVPPPPLAPRRASRQIMVGSVPVGGGAPVSVQSMTTTLTADVNATLQQIAELTASGCQIVRVAVPSQDDVEALPAIARKSQIPVIADIHFQPKYVFAAIDAGCAAVRVNPGNIRQFDDKVKEIARAAGDAGTPIRIGVNAGSLDKRLLAKYGRATAEALVESALWECSLFEEHGFRDIKISVKHNDPVVMIRAYRLLAEKCDYPLHLGVTEAGPAFQGTIKSAVAFGALLAEGIGDTIRVSLSAPPVEEIKVGNAILESLGLRERGLEIVSCPSCGRAQVDVYKLAEEVTAGLEGLPVPLRVAVMGCVVNGPGEAREADLGVASGNGKGQIFVKGKVVKTVPEAQIVETLIEEALRIADEMGAEIPEELRELVPGGATVTVH; encoded by the coding sequence GTGACCGCTGTCAGTCTCGGTATGCCCCCCGTACCGCCGCCGCCGCTGGCCCCCCGCCGGGCCAGCCGCCAGATCATGGTCGGCTCGGTGCCGGTCGGTGGTGGCGCGCCGGTGTCGGTGCAGTCCATGACCACCACCCTCACCGCCGACGTCAACGCCACGCTCCAGCAGATCGCCGAGCTGACCGCCTCCGGCTGCCAGATCGTGCGGGTGGCCGTGCCGTCGCAGGACGACGTCGAGGCGCTGCCGGCGATCGCGCGCAAGTCGCAGATCCCGGTGATCGCCGACATCCACTTCCAGCCGAAGTACGTGTTCGCCGCGATCGACGCCGGCTGCGCGGCGGTGCGGGTGAACCCGGGCAACATCCGGCAGTTCGACGACAAGGTCAAGGAGATCGCCCGCGCCGCCGGCGACGCGGGCACGCCGATCCGGATCGGCGTCAACGCCGGCTCGCTGGACAAGCGCCTGCTGGCCAAGTACGGCCGGGCCACCGCCGAGGCGCTCGTCGAGTCGGCGCTGTGGGAGTGCTCGCTGTTCGAGGAGCACGGCTTCCGGGACATCAAGATCTCGGTCAAGCACAACGACCCGGTGGTGATGATCCGCGCCTACCGGCTGCTCGCCGAGAAGTGCGACTACCCGCTGCACCTGGGCGTCACCGAGGCCGGCCCGGCGTTCCAGGGCACGATCAAGTCGGCGGTCGCGTTCGGCGCGCTGCTGGCCGAGGGGATCGGCGACACGATCCGGGTCTCGCTCTCCGCCCCGCCGGTGGAGGAGATCAAGGTCGGCAACGCGATCCTGGAGTCGCTGGGCCTGCGCGAGCGCGGCCTGGAGATCGTCTCCTGCCCGTCCTGCGGCCGGGCCCAGGTCGACGTCTACAAGCTGGCCGAGGAGGTCACCGCCGGCCTGGAAGGGCTGCCGGTGCCGCTGCGCGTCGCGGTCATGGGCTGCGTGGTGAACGGTCCGGGTGAGGCCCGCGAGGCCGACCTGGGCGTCGCGTCCGGCAACGGCAAGGGCCAGATCTTCGTCAAGGGCAAGGTCGTCAAGACCGTGCCCGAGGCGCAGATCGTGGAGACGCTGATCGAGGAGGCGCTGCGGATCGCCGACGAGATGGGCGCCGAGATCCCCGAGGAGCTGCGCGAGCTGGTGCCGGGCGGCGCCACCGTCACCGTGCACTGA
- a CDS encoding M50 family metallopeptidase: MSYLLGVVLFALAILISVSLHEAGHMLTAKAFGMKVTRYFVGFGPTLWSFKRGETEYGVKGIPLGGFCKIVGMTPQDDDVEPGDEKRAMWRYPVWKRTIVMSAGSAMHFAIALVALWIIAVSAGLPNPKFPTTEAGFRAEPAVIALTPCVVVENAPRACTASDPASPAGKAQLKDGDRITAVNGRAVSTWGDMLDVVRGTKPGPATVAYLRDGTPATATVDLASVQRPPLNDPKGATSAVSALGVALQPSTPTRVEYGPVAAFGATADFTGNMAVQTAHAMQRIPQKVPALWNAITGAERDVDTPISVVGASRLGGEAVENNAWLVFFMLFVSLNFFIGVFNLLPLLPLDGGHIAIAWFERARSWLYARIGRTDPGRVDYLKLMPLTYAVILVGGVFTLLTVTADVVNPITLFSR, from the coding sequence ATGAGCTATCTGCTCGGGGTGGTGCTGTTCGCCCTGGCGATCCTCATCTCGGTGAGCCTGCACGAGGCGGGGCACATGCTGACCGCCAAGGCGTTCGGGATGAAGGTCACCCGCTACTTCGTCGGCTTCGGGCCGACGCTCTGGTCGTTCAAGCGGGGCGAGACCGAGTACGGCGTCAAGGGCATCCCGCTCGGCGGCTTCTGCAAGATCGTCGGCATGACGCCGCAGGACGACGACGTCGAGCCGGGGGACGAGAAGCGCGCCATGTGGCGCTACCCGGTGTGGAAGCGGACGATCGTGATGTCCGCCGGCTCCGCCATGCACTTCGCCATCGCGCTGGTGGCGCTCTGGATCATCGCGGTCAGCGCCGGCCTGCCGAACCCGAAGTTCCCCACCACCGAGGCCGGGTTCCGGGCCGAGCCGGCGGTGATCGCGCTCACCCCGTGCGTGGTGGTGGAGAACGCCCCCCGCGCCTGCACCGCCTCCGACCCGGCCAGCCCGGCCGGCAAGGCCCAGCTCAAGGACGGCGACCGGATCACCGCGGTGAACGGCCGGGCCGTCTCCACCTGGGGCGACATGCTCGACGTGGTGCGGGGCACGAAGCCCGGCCCGGCCACCGTCGCCTACCTGCGCGACGGCACCCCCGCCACCGCCACCGTCGACCTGGCGTCGGTGCAGCGCCCGCCGCTGAACGACCCGAAGGGCGCGACCTCCGCGGTCTCCGCGCTCGGCGTGGCGCTCCAGCCCAGCACGCCCACCCGGGTGGAGTACGGCCCGGTCGCCGCGTTCGGCGCCACCGCCGACTTCACCGGCAACATGGCGGTGCAGACGGCGCACGCCATGCAGCGCATCCCGCAGAAGGTGCCGGCGCTGTGGAACGCGATCACCGGCGCCGAGCGCGACGTGGACACCCCGATCAGCGTGGTCGGCGCCAGCCGGCTCGGCGGCGAGGCCGTGGAGAACAACGCCTGGCTGGTGTTCTTCATGCTCTTCGTGTCGCTGAACTTCTTCATCGGCGTGTTCAACCTGCTGCCGCTGCTGCCGCTGGACGGCGGTCACATCGCCATCGCCTGGTTCGAGCGCGCCCGGTCCTGGCTCTACGCCCGGATCGGCCGCACCGACCCGGGTCGCGTCGACTATCTGAAGCTCATGCCCCTCACGTACGCGGTGATCCTGGTCGGTGGCGTGTTCACGCTGCTGACCGTCACCGCGGACGTGGTCAACCCGATCACGCTCTTCTCAAGGTGA
- the dxr gene encoding 1-deoxy-D-xylulose-5-phosphate reductoisomerase, translating into MTTPRDLVLLGSTGSIGTQAIDIVKRNPDRFRVVALGAGGGNVELLAAQALELGVDAVGVARASAAQDLQLAFYAEASRRGWATGDFKLPKIVAGPDAMTELAQWPCDVVLNGVVGSLGLPPTLAALRAGRTLALANKESLVAGGPLVKAEVTRPGQIVPVDSEHSALAQCLRGGTRGEVRRLVVTASGGPFRGRRRDELTAVTPEQALAHPTWNMGPVVTINSATMVNKALEVIEAHELFDVPYADIEVMVHPQSVIHSMVEFVDGSTLAQASPPDMRLPIALGIGWPDRVPEAATAVDWTAAHTWEFAPLDDAAFPAVALAKAAGEAGRCRPAIYNAANEECVAAFVAGRLPFLGIVDTLQRVLEDAPDFDEPGTVEDVLAAESWARAHAQEIIVGSVEGAR; encoded by the coding sequence GTGACCACTCCCCGAGACCTCGTGCTGCTCGGCTCGACCGGTTCCATCGGCACCCAGGCCATCGACATCGTCAAGCGCAACCCGGACCGGTTCCGGGTGGTCGCCCTCGGCGCCGGCGGCGGCAACGTGGAGCTGCTCGCCGCGCAGGCGCTGGAGCTGGGCGTGGACGCGGTCGGGGTGGCCCGGGCGTCCGCCGCGCAGGACCTCCAGCTCGCGTTCTACGCCGAGGCGAGCCGGCGCGGCTGGGCCACCGGCGACTTCAAGCTTCCCAAGATCGTGGCCGGCCCGGACGCGATGACCGAGCTGGCCCAGTGGCCGTGCGACGTGGTGCTCAACGGGGTGGTCGGCTCGCTGGGCCTGCCGCCGACGCTGGCCGCGCTGCGCGCCGGGCGTACCCTCGCGCTCGCCAACAAGGAGTCGCTGGTGGCCGGCGGCCCGCTGGTCAAGGCCGAGGTGACCCGACCGGGGCAGATCGTTCCCGTCGATTCCGAGCACTCGGCGTTGGCGCAGTGCCTGCGCGGCGGCACCCGGGGCGAGGTGCGCCGGCTCGTGGTCACCGCCAGCGGCGGCCCGTTCCGGGGCCGGCGACGCGACGAGTTGACCGCCGTCACACCGGAGCAGGCGCTGGCGCACCCGACCTGGAACATGGGGCCGGTCGTCACGATCAACTCGGCCACCATGGTCAACAAGGCGCTCGAGGTGATCGAGGCGCACGAGCTGTTCGACGTGCCCTACGCCGACATCGAGGTGATGGTCCACCCGCAGTCGGTGATCCACTCGATGGTCGAGTTCGTCGACGGCTCCACCCTCGCCCAGGCCAGCCCGCCGGACATGCGACTGCCCATCGCGCTCGGCATCGGCTGGCCGGACCGGGTGCCCGAGGCAGCCACCGCGGTCGACTGGACCGCGGCGCACACCTGGGAGTTCGCCCCGCTCGACGACGCCGCGTTCCCGGCCGTGGCGCTGGCCAAGGCGGCCGGCGAGGCCGGACGCTGCCGCCCGGCGATCTACAACGCGGCGAACGAGGAGTGCGTGGCCGCGTTCGTGGCGGGCCGGCTGCCGTTCCTCGGCATCGTCGACACCCTCCAGCGGGTGCTGGAGGACGCTCCGGACTTCGACGAACCAGGTACCGTCGAGGACGTGCTCGCCGCCGAGTCGTGGGCACGGGCGCACGCCCAGGAGATCATCGTCGGGTCGGTGGAAGGAGCTCGATGA
- a CDS encoding Uma2 family endonuclease: MTWPDNVVSGSLDLLACRDQRWTARDALELLPENNGPRIEVVRGCVVVTPGGCIDRRAAQLQLAYRMRVAARAAGQWVYRSVNLVSGDDLFIPDVVALRKPAGGRRSVEVTTALLLGEITGFGVIDRPREYAAAGVPYFLRVDLRNRVPTIALFELVDGDYRPLAAAAAGTPFVMRQPFEFTVDPGDLLGEEAPEQAG; this comes from the coding sequence TTGACCTGGCCTGACAACGTCGTCAGCGGGTCGCTGGATCTGCTGGCGTGTCGGGACCAGCGGTGGACGGCACGGGACGCGCTCGAACTCCTGCCGGAGAACAACGGGCCGCGGATCGAGGTGGTACGCGGCTGTGTGGTCGTCACGCCCGGTGGCTGCATCGACCGACGCGCGGCACAGCTTCAGCTCGCGTACCGGATGCGGGTGGCGGCGCGAGCCGCCGGTCAGTGGGTCTACCGGTCGGTCAACCTGGTCTCCGGCGACGACCTGTTCATTCCGGACGTGGTCGCGCTGCGGAAGCCTGCCGGAGGTCGGCGATCCGTCGAGGTCACAACCGCCCTGCTGCTCGGTGAGATCACCGGGTTCGGGGTGATCGACCGGCCGCGGGAGTACGCCGCTGCCGGCGTGCCGTACTTCCTCCGGGTCGACCTGCGCAACCGGGTACCCACCATCGCTCTGTTCGAGCTGGTCGACGGCGACTACCGACCGTTGGCCGCGGCGGCGGCAGGAACTCCCTTCGTGATGCGGCAACCATTCGAGTTCACCGTCGACCCCGGCGATCTTCTGGGCGAGGAAGCGCCGGAACAGGCCGGGTGA
- a CDS encoding PP2C family protein-serine/threonine phosphatase — MGRCGVVDGGDAARWLQLNAPRGGPDELSLLVSRAAPAVGATEMVVYLADYTQSSLVPLLGPGLTRDELVIETTLAGRAFTSLEVQRAPDRPDRLWVPLLLGCERLGVLEVVSPEAGGSALERPAWEVAVNVAQLLVNRRLYGDVVERIRRRLPMQVAAEIVWGLLPPLTFATDDLVITAILEPCYDVGGDIFDYALNGDVLSVGLFDTCGHGIKASAMASLVVSAYRNARRTGLDLVDTATSIDRWVRSEHPGTFATALLAELDRRTGLLRIINAGHPGAMLLRDGKAIRALPGPTMLPLGLGNLSERRPRVHEEALHPGDRILAYTDGITDARGDNGERFGLDRLVDFVERALNDRLPSPETMRRLVRAVLAYQQDQLDDDATALFLEWQPPHLPLSHLERLTGSDGRERPGPVAASGV; from the coding sequence ATGGGGAGGTGCGGTGTGGTCGACGGCGGCGACGCGGCGCGTTGGCTGCAACTCAACGCCCCCCGGGGCGGGCCGGACGAGCTGTCGCTCCTGGTCAGCCGGGCCGCGCCGGCGGTGGGCGCCACCGAGATGGTGGTCTACCTGGCCGACTACACGCAGTCCTCGCTCGTACCCCTGCTCGGCCCCGGCCTGACCCGCGACGAGCTGGTGATCGAGACGACCCTGGCCGGTCGGGCGTTCACCAGCCTGGAGGTGCAGCGCGCCCCCGACCGCCCGGACCGGCTCTGGGTGCCCCTGCTGCTCGGCTGTGAACGGCTGGGCGTGCTGGAGGTCGTGTCGCCGGAGGCCGGCGGCTCCGCGCTGGAGCGGCCGGCCTGGGAGGTGGCGGTCAACGTCGCCCAGCTCCTGGTGAACCGCCGGCTCTACGGCGACGTGGTGGAACGGATCCGCCGCCGCCTTCCGATGCAGGTCGCCGCCGAGATCGTGTGGGGGCTGCTGCCGCCGCTGACGTTCGCCACCGACGACCTGGTGATCACCGCCATCCTCGAACCCTGCTACGACGTCGGCGGGGACATCTTCGACTACGCGCTCAACGGCGACGTGCTCAGCGTCGGGCTGTTCGACACCTGCGGGCACGGCATCAAGGCGAGCGCGATGGCCTCGCTCGTGGTCAGCGCCTACCGCAACGCCCGGCGCACCGGTCTGGACCTGGTCGACACGGCGACCAGCATCGACAGGTGGGTGCGCTCCGAGCACCCCGGCACGTTCGCGACCGCGCTGCTCGCCGAGCTGGACCGGCGGACCGGCCTGCTCAGGATCATCAACGCCGGCCACCCCGGCGCGATGCTGCTGCGTGACGGCAAGGCCATCCGGGCGCTGCCGGGGCCGACCATGCTGCCGCTCGGGCTGGGCAACCTGTCGGAGCGGCGTCCCCGGGTGCACGAGGAGGCGCTGCATCCGGGCGACCGCATCCTCGCCTACACCGACGGCATCACCGACGCGCGTGGCGACAACGGGGAACGGTTCGGCCTCGACCGGCTGGTCGACTTCGTCGAGCGGGCCCTCAACGACCGGCTGCCCAGCCCGGAGACGATGCGCCGCCTGGTGCGCGCGGTCCTCGCGTACCAGCAGGACCAGCTCGACGACGACGCCACCGCCCTGTTCCTGGAGTGGCAGCCGCCGCACCTGCCGCTGAGTCACCTGGAGCGCCTCACCGGGTCGGATGGTCGCGAGCGCCCCGGCCCGGTGGCCGCGTCCGGGGTCTGA
- a CDS encoding GNAT family N-acetyltransferase: protein MMIASTERLVVRDWTESPDDLARVYDIYSREEVMRWLGGGKGRMTQPGEARERVRTWRERNAPSHGRWGLWAIEPRAAGCAAGSVLLKPLPGRDGVTPTDDIEVGWHLHPDAQGHGYATEAARAVLEREFATGTERVYAVVMAGNEPSMAVARRLGMTHLGVRTDWYGGAELETFVLDRPV from the coding sequence ATGATGATCGCCTCGACCGAGCGGCTCGTGGTCCGGGACTGGACCGAGTCACCCGACGACCTCGCCCGGGTCTACGACATCTACTCCCGCGAGGAGGTCATGCGCTGGCTGGGCGGCGGCAAGGGGCGGATGACCCAGCCCGGCGAGGCGCGGGAGCGGGTGCGCACCTGGCGCGAGCGCAACGCCCCGTCCCACGGTCGCTGGGGCCTGTGGGCGATCGAGCCCCGCGCGGCGGGCTGCGCGGCCGGCAGCGTGCTGCTCAAGCCGTTGCCCGGCCGCGACGGTGTCACCCCGACCGACGACATCGAGGTCGGCTGGCACCTGCACCCGGACGCCCAGGGCCACGGCTACGCCACCGAGGCGGCCCGCGCGGTGCTGGAGCGGGAGTTCGCCACCGGCACCGAGCGGGTGTACGCGGTGGTGATGGCGGGCAACGAGCCGTCGATGGCGGTGGCCCGGCGGCTCGGGATGACCCACCTCGGGGTCCGCACCGACTGGTACGGCGGCGCCGAGTTGGAGACCTTCGTCCTGGATCGCCCCGTCTAG
- a CDS encoding YhjD/YihY/BrkB family envelope integrity protein, whose protein sequence is MGDGWQRTKRITSAAFRPVRGRDLSLHAAAITFYGAIAVVPVALLAIWLTGLLAGDDRVRRLTGYAIETLPTEIGAHRAVAALVEAGLGLTPLLALASLLPASLYGEGLRRAFVSVAEPRAESGALVGWRGRLLLLPLLAPAPALLLSILLALPLTTRLVRQGGWIGALGVVLSFLAVWLVLTPVLVWVFRVVGPASPDWLATLGMGSFTAANLSGFLHGFVLFCSLPLNLGVPFGGFDEIGGGVAVLLWLYLFHVIVLAGYSATLALSRWRAAREAARA, encoded by the coding sequence ATGGGCGACGGCTGGCAGCGTACGAAGCGGATCACCTCGGCGGCGTTCCGGCCGGTCCGGGGGCGGGACCTCTCCCTGCACGCCGCCGCGATCACGTTCTACGGTGCGATCGCCGTGGTGCCGGTGGCGCTGCTGGCGATCTGGCTCACCGGGCTGCTCGCCGGCGACGACCGGGTGCGCCGGCTGACCGGGTACGCGATCGAGACGCTGCCCACCGAGATCGGCGCGCACCGGGCGGTGGCCGCGCTGGTCGAGGCCGGGTTGGGGTTGACCCCGTTGCTGGCGCTGGCCTCGCTGCTGCCGGCCTCGCTCTACGGCGAGGGGCTGCGCCGGGCGTTCGTCTCGGTGGCCGAGCCGCGTGCCGAGTCCGGCGCGCTGGTCGGCTGGCGCGGCCGGCTGCTGCTGCTCCCGCTGCTCGCCCCGGCCCCGGCGCTGCTGCTGTCGATCCTGCTCGCGTTGCCGCTGACCACCCGGCTGGTCCGGCAGGGCGGCTGGATCGGCGCGCTCGGCGTGGTGCTGTCATTCCTGGCGGTCTGGCTGGTGCTCACGCCGGTGCTGGTGTGGGTGTTCCGGGTGGTCGGCCCGGCCTCGCCGGACTGGCTCGCCACGCTCGGCATGGGCTCGTTCACCGCCGCGAACCTCTCCGGCTTCCTGCACGGCTTCGTGCTGTTCTGCTCGCTGCCGCTGAACCTGGGCGTGCCGTTCGGCGGGTTCGACGAGATCGGCGGCGGGGTGGCCGTGCTGCTCTGGCTCTACCTGTTCCACGTGATCGTGCTGGCCGGCTACTCGGCCACGCTGGCGCTCAGCCGGTGGCGGGCCGCCCGGGAGGCGGCCCGCGCCTGA
- a CDS encoding alkaline phosphatase PhoX, with protein MDRRTVLRAVTVAGGTAFAGSLWAAAAPAAPAQPGPGPYGDLLAADADGLQLPAGFTGRVVARSGQRVPGTSYVWHWAPDGGACFPAGDGWIYVSNSEVPLVGGASALRFAADGSVTDAYRILSGTSTNCAGGPTPWGTWLSCEEVPLGRVFETWPAGGRSGAERTRMGRFKHEAAACDPARQVVYLTEDEPDGCFYRFVPDTWGDLRTGRLQVLCARDGQVTGPVTWRDVPDRDGFPVPTRFQVRDAQVFDGGEGCWYADDTCWFTTKGDNRVWAYDPVGQRLDLAYDDSLVEAGAAPLTGVDNITGTAGGDLYVAEDGGDMEINMITPEGVVTPFARLLGQPASELTGPAFTPDGSRLYFSSQRGTSGAKAGSGGITYEVRGPFRR; from the coding sequence ATGGACCGTCGCACCGTCCTGCGCGCCGTCACCGTCGCCGGTGGCACCGCCTTCGCGGGCAGCCTGTGGGCCGCCGCCGCCCCGGCCGCGCCCGCCCAGCCCGGCCCCGGCCCCTACGGCGACCTGCTGGCCGCCGACGCCGACGGCCTCCAGTTGCCGGCCGGCTTCACCGGCCGGGTGGTGGCCCGCTCCGGCCAGCGGGTGCCCGGCACCTCGTACGTCTGGCACTGGGCGCCCGACGGCGGCGCCTGCTTCCCGGCCGGCGACGGCTGGATCTACGTCTCCAACTCGGAGGTCCCGCTGGTCGGCGGCGCCTCGGCGCTGCGCTTCGCGGCCGACGGGTCGGTCACCGACGCGTACCGGATCCTCAGCGGCACCAGCACCAACTGCGCCGGCGGGCCCACCCCGTGGGGGACCTGGCTCTCCTGCGAGGAGGTGCCGTTGGGTCGGGTCTTCGAGACCTGGCCGGCCGGCGGCCGGTCCGGTGCGGAGCGGACCCGGATGGGCCGCTTCAAGCACGAGGCGGCGGCCTGCGACCCGGCCCGGCAGGTGGTCTACCTGACCGAGGACGAGCCGGACGGCTGCTTCTACCGTTTCGTCCCGGACACCTGGGGCGACCTGCGCACCGGCCGGCTCCAGGTGCTGTGCGCCCGGGACGGCCAGGTGACCGGGCCGGTCACCTGGCGGGACGTGCCGGACCGGGACGGCTTCCCGGTCCCCACCCGCTTCCAGGTGCGCGACGCGCAGGTGTTCGACGGCGGGGAGGGCTGCTGGTACGCGGACGACACCTGCTGGTTCACCACGAAGGGCGACAACCGGGTGTGGGCGTACGACCCGGTGGGGCAGCGGCTCGACCTGGCGTACGACGACTCGCTGGTGGAGGCCGGCGCGGCGCCGCTGACCGGGGTGGACAACATCACCGGCACCGCCGGCGGCGACCTCTACGTGGCCGAGGACGGCGGCGACATGGAGATCAACATGATCACGCCCGAGGGTGTGGTGACGCCGTTCGCGCGGCTGCTCGGGCAGCCCGCGTCGGAACTCACCGGCCCGGCGTTCACGCCGGACGGCAGCCGGCTCTACTTCTCCTCGCAGCGCGGCACCAGCGGCGCGAAGGCTGGCAGCGGCGGCATCACCTACGAGGTGCGCGGCCCGTTCCGACGCTGA
- a CDS encoding 50S ribosomal protein L7/L12, with protein sequence MPEGPQFVLLAVIVMLLLLLFVFRRPAGRPRDLVAPDPATRGGQGEVLRLARAGRTVEAVKLLREQTGLPLLEAKQAVDALRAGGVPPARPAGPADLDDGVRAEATRLTHRGKKIHAVKLVRDHTGWSLAEAKRYVDRL encoded by the coding sequence ATGCCCGAGGGTCCCCAGTTCGTGCTCCTGGCCGTGATCGTCATGCTTCTGCTGCTCCTGTTCGTGTTCCGGCGCCCCGCCGGCCGTCCCCGGGACCTGGTGGCCCCGGACCCGGCCACCCGGGGCGGGCAGGGGGAGGTGCTCCGGCTGGCGCGTGCGGGGCGGACGGTCGAGGCGGTCAAGCTGCTCCGCGAGCAGACCGGGTTGCCGTTGCTGGAGGCGAAACAGGCGGTCGACGCGTTGCGCGCGGGTGGCGTGCCGCCGGCCCGACCCGCCGGCCCGGCCGACCTCGACGACGGGGTGCGCGCCGAGGCGACCCGGCTCACCCACCGCGGGAAGAAGATCCACGCGGTCAAGCTGGTCCGGGACCACACCGGCTGGTCGCTGGCGGAGGCGAAACGGTACGTGGACCGCCTCTGA
- a CDS encoding phytoene desaturase family protein, with amino-acid sequence MNDGSELPARADVVVVGSGHNGLVSAILLARAGLDVLVLEAAEVIGGATRTENPFPKVPGLRHSTGSYLLGLMPPELLATLDVTIPVVRRDPHYFLPTPGGQGSPYLLFGRDTAATRRQLTEMFSAADVAADDALQAELAQLRDDLAPAWLAEPLPVEETAERYVRPALRQVFVDLVRGSVADHLARFDFRSELLVSMYAVTDGLSGLNAGPDDPGTGHNFLVHNMCRLPDSGGTWMIARGGMGTVSGTFADAARSAGARIVTGVPVSAITLDGGAASGVVLADGREVAARVVLGACDPYRLMELLPDGALPAELGARMTAARRPGTTLKLNLALTGLPRFSCLPADAPSPFGSTIHLLPGSDSLVGGGGSSPMAALRGMWADVQAGRLPEEPTIEWYLHTTVDPSLSDDAGHHSSALFVQSVPYELAGTTWDAALPGYVERLVAICERYAPGTGDLIADAVPLPPPGIEAHFGITGGHIHHVDNTVSFTDRMPYATGVPGVYAGSAGCHPAGSVIGAAGHNAARRILADM; translated from the coding sequence ATGAATGACGGGAGTGAGCTGCCGGCACGCGCCGACGTCGTCGTGGTCGGCTCCGGGCACAACGGCCTGGTCTCGGCGATCCTGCTGGCCCGCGCCGGCCTCGACGTGCTGGTGCTGGAGGCGGCCGAGGTGATCGGCGGGGCCACCCGCACCGAGAACCCGTTCCCCAAGGTGCCCGGGCTGCGGCACTCCACCGGGTCGTACCTGCTCGGGCTGATGCCGCCGGAACTGCTCGCCACGCTCGACGTGACCATCCCGGTGGTGCGCCGCGACCCGCACTACTTCCTGCCCACGCCGGGCGGGCAGGGCTCGCCGTACCTGCTGTTCGGCCGCGACACCGCGGCCACCCGGCGGCAGCTCACCGAGATGTTCTCGGCGGCCGACGTGGCCGCCGACGACGCGCTCCAGGCCGAGCTGGCGCAGCTCCGCGACGACCTGGCGCCGGCCTGGCTGGCCGAGCCGCTGCCGGTCGAGGAGACCGCCGAGCGCTACGTCCGGCCGGCCCTGCGACAGGTCTTCGTGGACCTGGTGCGCGGCTCGGTCGCCGACCACCTGGCCCGCTTCGACTTCCGCTCCGAGCTGCTGGTCAGCATGTACGCGGTGACCGACGGGCTGTCCGGGCTCAACGCCGGCCCGGACGACCCGGGCACCGGGCACAACTTCCTCGTTCACAATATGTGTAGATTGCCGGATTCAGGCGGCACCTGGATGATCGCCCGGGGCGGCATGGGCACCGTGTCGGGCACGTTCGCCGACGCCGCCCGGTCCGCCGGTGCCCGGATCGTCACCGGCGTCCCGGTCAGCGCGATCACGCTGGACGGCGGCGCCGCGTCGGGCGTGGTGCTGGCCGACGGCCGCGAGGTGGCCGCCCGGGTGGTGCTGGGCGCGTGCGACCCGTACCGGCTGATGGAGCTGCTGCCCGACGGCGCGCTCCCGGCGGAGCTGGGCGCGCGGATGACGGCGGCCCGCCGGCCCGGCACCACGCTCAAGCTCAACCTGGCGCTCACCGGGCTGCCCCGCTTCTCCTGCCTGCCGGCCGACGCGCCGAGCCCGTTCGGCTCCACCATCCACCTGCTCCCCGGCTCCGACTCGCTGGTCGGGGGCGGCGGGTCGTCGCCGATGGCCGCGCTGCGCGGCATGTGGGCCGACGTGCAGGCCGGACGGCTGCCGGAGGAGCCGACGATCGAGTGGTACCTGCACACCACGGTCGACCCGTCGCTGTCCGACGACGCCGGGCACCACTCGTCGGCGCTGTTCGTCCAGTCGGTCCCCTACGAGCTGGCCGGCACCACCTGGGACGCGGCGCTGCCCGGGTACGTGGAGCGGCTGGTCGCGATCTGCGAGCGGTACGCGCCGGGCACCGGCGACCTGATCGCGGACGCGGTGCCGCTGCCCCCGCCCGGCATCGAGGCGCACTTCGGCATCACCGGCGGGCACATCCACCACGTCGACAACACGGTGTCGTTCACCGACCGGATGCCGTACGCGACAGGCGTTCCCGGCGTCTACGCCGGCAGCGCCGGCTGCCACCCGGCGGGCAGCGTGATCGGCGCCGCCGGCCACAACGCCGCCCGCCGCATCCTCGCCGACATGTAA